The genome window ATACAGTGTGAGCAGTATTAGGGCGATCTTTAGAAAAGCGGTAGCAGGAACTAATAGCAATCCATGGGCAACCGTACATACATTAAGACACAGCTTTGCGACACATTCCATAGAAAACAATGTTAATATGAGGCACGTACAAATAATGTTGGGCCATAATTCTTCAAAAACCACCGAAATTTACACCAAAACGATTGCCATAAACAATAAAAAAGTTAGTAGTCCTTTGGATAGCTTTTAAATATGAAATATATTGCTATCTATAATGGATATATCGTCAATGACGATATCCAATTGTTCTACACCATTTGAAAAAAACATTCGTCATAGCAATATCATTTATTCTAATTTCATTCAATTCTTGCAAAAAAGAAAAGAGTGAACAGAATAACACTCTCGTGGAACAAACTGAAATTGAAACCGAAGAGAGATATTATTTTGATTGCAAAAAACAATTAATAAACGGAAATGAATATGAAGCTTGCATAAAACGTCCGGGAATATTTACTGTGAAAAATTCAAACGGACAAGTGATTTATAGTCACGAAGACAATCCATTTGATTTTAAATTTACTGATTTTAATGGAGATGGATATTTTGATATTTTAATGAATTACGTTTCAAATTCACCAGGAACTCAAGAATTGATTTTGTTTAATATAAAAACTAATGAATTTGATGCTGTTGAATTTTTTAACAGCTATCCAAGTTCGAAAAGAATTAAGGAATCAAACCTCTATTATTCCTATCACGGAAGTGGATGTGCTGATAATGATTGGGGAAGCGAATTATATAGGTTAACGGGAACAAGTATAACCTTGATTGGAAAAATAAAAGGGTTAGGTTGTTTAGAAAATGACACAAACGGAATTTACATTTACAAAGTAAATGGAACTGACGAAAAATTATTAAATTACACGAAAAGAGAACAAGGATATTGGAAAGGAAAATATGAATTCATAGATAAATATTGGACTGAAAACACCAATAAATTCGAGTAAAAAACGGTGTAGAACAACGTATATAGCTCATAGCTAAATAGTTGATTAATCGAAGTTAAGGTATATTTGCCAGACCGCCAAATTTTTAAATTTGGCTTATTGATAAAAAAAGGTAATAAGAAAAATTTAAAAATTCGGCTCGTGTTCAATCCGAAACTAATTGTTTAATTTGCACGCTACGAGCCATATACAGAGACGTTGTAGGTAATAACTGAAAAATAATTATGAGAAAGAAACCAATCCTTTTGACTCTAATACTTCTATTGAGTTTTAACTTTTCAAAAGGACAATCAATTAGTACCTTAAAAGAAGCAATTAATAAAATTTTAGTAGACAAAGATGCTACTGTCGGAATTGCAATTAGTGGAGTTAATCTTAATGATTCTCTTTCAATTAATGGAGACAAAAAACTCCCATTGCAAAGTGTATTTAAATACCATCTGGCTTTAGCTGTTTTGAATCAAGTTGATAAAGGAAAGTTTAATTTGAACGATAAAATTACAATTACCAAGGAAGATTTAAATAACAATTTATGGAGCCCTATACGCGAAGAGTATCCAGAAGGAATTGATTTGGCCTTAGCTGATATATTGAAATATACTGTTGCATCAAGTGATAATGTCGGTTGCGATTTGTTATTCAAACTTGTTGGAGGAGCTAAAGTAGTAGAGAAATATTTACATGAAGTAGGTATATCAGATGTAGCCATTGAATATAATGAAGCAACCCAACAAAGTAAATGGGAACTTCAATATATGAATTGGACAACTGCAAAATCTGCCAACCAAGCATTGAGACTTTTTTTTGAAAACTCAAAACAGCAACTATCTCTTGAAAGTCATACGTTTCTGTGGAAGACAATGAAGAGTTCTTGGACTGGAAAAAACAGTATTAGAGGTCATCTACCTAAAGAAACTGTGGTTGCTCACAAAACTGGTCATTCAGGAAAAAATGACACTGGTTTAACTGGTGCTCAAAATGATATAGGAATAATTTTCTTACCGAACGGGAAACATTTTTATTTGAGTGTTTTGGTAAGTGATTCAAAAGAGGATAGTAATGTAAATGAAAAAATAATAGCAGATATAGCTAAACTTGCTTGGGATTACTTTGAAAACAAATAAAACTACCTACAACAATTTGTATAATGCATATGCACCCTGCGGGATGCAAACGCACCATACAAGAGTCGTTGTGTTTAATGCAAAACGAAATTTAGAATTATAATGAAAATTTGGATAATATTAATTTTGAGTTTATCAATTTCTGTAATTTACGGGCAAAATAAACAACCGAAAAAATTAGGAATTGGATTTGCTGTTACCGTAAATCCGTATTTGTATGAAAATATGTCACATCCGAAAGATATTTTCTCAAATAGTGAATTGACAAACAAAATTCAGACAAACAAAATATTTCCTTATTTCTATAAACCAGATTATGGACTTTATCATTTTATATGTCTTGAAAAAAATAGCAAATATTTTAAAATACTAATTAACGATTCGGAAATTGGATTTATACCGAATAATGAAAAGTATATTTTTAAAACTTGGGAAACAATTTTAATGTCTGCTTCAGTTGCACGAATTGACAAACAAAACTTAATAAGGAATAGTCCAACAGAAAAAGATGAAAAAATTATTATCAATAGCTGTAAATATGAATCTATGAAAGTTATAGATATAATTGAACAGAATGGGGAATTTTGGATTGAAATTTCTTTTGCAACTAATTGCGAAGCATACCCGGATGATAATGCTGAAAGAAAAACTGGATGGATTAAGTGGAGAATTTTGGAAAAATTATTAGTTCGAATTCAATTACTATGTTAGAAAGCACTAAACACAACACCGTACAAAATTAATTGCTTTGGTTCTGGCTTTTTAGGAAAGTTCTCGCGGACTTTCTATTCAGTTACTTTTTATTAAGTTTAGTGCTCAACAACAGCAACTAATCTTGTACAAACCGTTGTAAAACATTTAAGAAAAATTGAGTACAGAAGAAAAAGAACCACGAGGTTACGGAATTATTGAACCAGCAATTTATGAGGAATTGAATTGGAGTATGGATTTCATTGTATCGTGTTTAGAAGTTATCCGAACTCAATTACCTGAATTGTTCTCTGAATTTCCGAAAAGCGTGAAATATGAACTTATACCTTTAGGTAATCCATTTGGAGAACCATATCCTGTAATCGGGCTTTACTCTGATAGTCCTAAAGATTTGGAAAAAATACCTGAATTTTTAGACCTTGATGAACAAGTTGACATTTGGCTGAATAAAGTTGGAATTGAGACAATCAAAAAAGACGCTGAAAAAATAAAAACTGTGAATTGGGAAACGCTGAAAAACAGAAAGCCTGAATAAAAACGATTTTACAACACCGTGTATAATTCATTGCTGGTTCTAGCCTACTTGGAAATTCCTTCGGAATTTCCTCTGGTTCGTTTTAGTTTACTAATTTAGTTGCTGCAACACGCAACGAAATCATACACAAACACGTTAGCCACAAGCTGAAAAGCCAACGCACAGTCAAGCACATTTTATTTTTCTCGTGCCTCAAAAAATAAAAAGAGCTTGCCTTTTCCCATCACTCACTCATACGGAATGATAATTTTAATACTCATTTAGTGAGTATATTTGAAAATCTGCTTACATTAGTGGACTGAATGAAAACAATTCAAAAATGAACCGAATAAAAGAGGTTTTAGAACAAAAAGGAAAAAAACAAATTTGGTTAGCTGAACAACTTGGTAAGAGTTACAATATGGTACACTCTTATGCTCAAAATAAGAGGCAACCGAGTTTGGAAGACTTATACAAGATTGCGGAAATTCTAAATGTAGAAGTCAAAGAATTATTAATCGAAAGAAAAGAAGCTAAATAAATGAGTGAAAATATATTTCTAAAAACAACAGAAAGAGGTTTAAAAGCTGGATTTATTACAATAGATGAGGTTACTGAAAGAATTACATATCATTGTAAAAGGGATTATAATACATCTTTCAAAAATCCAGAAGAAAAGGTTAGAGCAGCATATCTAACTGAATTAATTTTAGATTATAAATATCCAAAAGACAGAATTGACTTTGAGGTAAAAACAAAACCAGACAAAGATAGAATCGATATAATCATATATTCTGACAAAGAATGCTTATCACCATATCTAATTGTTGAAACTAAAAAAGACGGGATTTCAGATAATGAATTTCAAGAAGCTATCGAGCAAACATTTAGATATGCAAATTATAAAAGAGCACCTTATGCAATTGTAGTTGCTGGAAATACAAGAACAGCTTTTGATACTTCAGGTTTTAAAGCAGACGAAAGGCAAAAAAATGTTATTTCTGATATTCCTGTAAAATATGGAAAAGCACCTAAATACAAATTTAAAAAAGGAGATTCAAGCAATGATTTAATTGTTGTCTTTAGAGAAGATTTAATTAGCACTTTAAACAAGGCGCAAAGTTCAGTTTGGCAAAGTGGTAAACTTGCACCAACAGCAGCATTTGATGAAGTTTCTAAACTACTTTTTTGCAAACTAAAAGACGAAAAAGACACACCAAAAAATAATCATTATAAATTTCAAATCGGAACAAACGAATCCGAAGAAGAAGTTTATGAACGTATTTCAAAAATTTATATTGAAGCAAAAAAAGACGACCCTCAAGTATTCAAAGAAGGTATAAATCTTTCAGCTTCAATTGTATATAATGTTGTTGAGCATTTACAACAATTATCACTAAATAATATTGACCTTGACACAAAAGGTGTCGCTTTTGAGTTATTTATGAAAGACTTTTTCATAGGTAAAATGGGACAATATTTTACACCTAGACCAGTCGTAGAATTCTGTACTACTTTATTAAATCCAAAAAAATCAGAAAATGTAATTGACCCTTCTTGTGGAAGTGGTGGTTTTTTACTTTATGCTATGGATAATGTTCGCAAGTTTGCTGATGCAAATTATGATGAAATAGAAGCTTGGAAACATTGGCATTCATTTGCAGAGAACAATTTATATGGTATTGAAATCAATGACCAAATTGCTCGTGTATGTAAAATGAATATGATAATTCACGATGATGGTCACACAAATGTTATTGGTGCAGATGCTTTAGAAAACTTTAGTGAACTACAAAAACTTAATGGAGATTTTCAAGAAGACTATTTTGATATTGTCTTTTCAAATCCACCATTTGGTGCGACAATTAAGCAAAAAGAAGTTAAATATCTTGAAAATTTTGATTTAGCAAAAGATGCAAAAAAAGACACTAAAAAGACACAAAAAACAGAAATTCTTTTTATTGAAAGGTGTATCAAATTTTGTAAACCAAAAACTGGTAGAATCGCTATTGTTTTACCTGCTGGTGTTTTAACCAATACTTCATTACAAAATATTAGAAACTATATTTTAGAAAACTGTGAATTATTAGCTTCCTTTTCTTTACCAGAAAGCGCTTTTAGTCATTTTGGTGCAGGTATAAAATCTTCCGTTTTGTATTTACGCAAGTATGGTAAAAGTGAAAAGCCTAAAAAGAATTATCCGATTTTTATGAGTGTTGCAAAACAAATTGGAATTGATGCAACGGGAAGAGAAGAAAAAAATGAATTAGTAAATGATACTGACGAAGCAATTCTAAAGCAGTATAAAATTTATGAAAAGAATCCTAATTCATACAAAAGGACTGAAAATTGCTATTCAATCCAATTGTCTGATTTAAACAAAGAAGGACCTTTTAATGCTACTCGTTACGTTTGGAAACCAACTTTCAACAATCTAACAGAAAACGTAACTGAAATTGCAGATATAATTGATGTAAAAGAGAAACCATCAAAAGAGGAAAATCTATACGAAAATTACGCATTAATTAGAATGGACGAACTTCCAAATAATCCAGTAGCAATAGACAGTATTATATATTGTATGGGAAGTGAAATAGAAGGAAATCTTAAAATCGTTGAAGAAGGAGATATACTTTTAGCACGATTGGGTCCAAGTATGATGAATCGCAAAATTGTGGT of Nonlabens sp. Ci31 contains these proteins:
- the bla gene encoding class A beta-lactamase, subclass A2 — translated: MRKKPILLTLILLLSFNFSKGQSISTLKEAINKILVDKDATVGIAISGVNLNDSLSINGDKKLPLQSVFKYHLALAVLNQVDKGKFNLNDKITITKEDLNNNLWSPIREEYPEGIDLALADILKYTVASSDNVGCDLLFKLVGGAKVVEKYLHEVGISDVAIEYNEATQQSKWELQYMNWTTAKSANQALRLFFENSKQQLSLESHTFLWKTMKSSWTGKNSIRGHLPKETVVAHKTGHSGKNDTGLTGAQNDIGIIFLPNGKHFYLSVLVSDSKEDSNVNEKIIADIAKLAWDYFENK
- a CDS encoding N-6 DNA methylase, whose product is MSENIFLKTTERGLKAGFITIDEVTERITYHCKRDYNTSFKNPEEKVRAAYLTELILDYKYPKDRIDFEVKTKPDKDRIDIIIYSDKECLSPYLIVETKKDGISDNEFQEAIEQTFRYANYKRAPYAIVVAGNTRTAFDTSGFKADERQKNVISDIPVKYGKAPKYKFKKGDSSNDLIVVFREDLISTLNKAQSSVWQSGKLAPTAAFDEVSKLLFCKLKDEKDTPKNNHYKFQIGTNESEEEVYERISKIYIEAKKDDPQVFKEGINLSASIVYNVVEHLQQLSLNNIDLDTKGVAFELFMKDFFIGKMGQYFTPRPVVEFCTTLLNPKKSENVIDPSCGSGGFLLYAMDNVRKFADANYDEIEAWKHWHSFAENNLYGIEINDQIARVCKMNMIIHDDGHTNVIGADALENFSELQKLNGDFQEDYFDIVFSNPPFGATIKQKEVKYLENFDLAKDAKKDTKKTQKTEILFIERCIKFCKPKTGRIAIVLPAGVLTNTSLQNIRNYILENCELLASFSLPESAFSHFGAGIKSSVLYLRKYGKSEKPKKNYPIFMSVAKQIGIDATGREEKNELVNDTDEAILKQYKIYEKNPNSYKRTENCYSIQLSDLNKEGPFNATRYVWKPTFNNLTENVTEIADIIDVKEKPSKEENLYENYALIRMDELPNNPVAIDSIIYCMGSEIEGNLKIVEEGDILLARLGPSMMNRKIVVVPKVTEKVKCIIASPEFIVIRPHSKIDSYYITGVLRTDMMLRYMYSKTRGGTPSRYRLSEDDFKKLDFPVSNKVERENKSKVFEKALSTYDKTIKKAEKELVNSHTIIENEL
- a CDS encoding helix-turn-helix domain-containing protein codes for the protein MNRIKEVLEQKGKKQIWLAEQLGKSYNMVHSYAQNKRQPSLEDLYKIAEILNVEVKELLIERKEAK